AGGATGATAAGAAAGAAGTGATAGAATATTTTGCCAGCTATATCGTTTGAAGACTTATACTTTATTTACCAGCTTTTGTAAAATTTCAAACACCTCATCTAATGAGTATGCAGCAAAAATACAACCGTTATTTCGGTCATCTATGGGCTGGTCAACAATCCTCCTGCTCCATCCTCCGGTGAATACACAGCAAATTATAGGTTTTCCATAGTGCCATGCATATGCAAGTTCTGTTAAGGTGCCGGCTTTGCCGCCTATAGCTATAACAACATCTGCCGAAAGCACATTCATGCTATTTCGGGCAAAACCTATGCCTGTAGGGATAACAATATCGCAATAAGGATTGGCGCCATGAAAGCTGTCAAATGGTAATATTCCTACCACAGTACCACCGTGCTCATGAGCACCCTTTGAAGCAGCTTCCATTACTCCTGTTCGTCCGCCAGTAATAAGCACCCATCCGTTTTTTGCTATAAATGCTCCTATTGCATACGCTATATCATTATGAAGTGTATCATCAGCTGAGCCTATAATGACAATCTGAGTTTTTTTCATGGTGACTATCGCTTGCTTAATGGAAGTGAAGTATCTGGATAATTGTTGGTATTATATCAGTTTCATGTTCAATAACTTTGTGAAAAATCTTTGATGGTATTGATATATCCTTATAGTTAAAATTCAATGATTTGACATTTTGCGTAGTATCAGGAGTGATACACAAATACAGATTCATGGATAGTGCAAAACTGTATTGGCCAAATGTTTCTATTAAAACATTTTTGATTAAACTTGAAACTTCATTAAGTGAGTGCAATCCAAAATGGCTTAATGTGCTAAATGGTGATATGAGATATATCCCGTATAGTGAACATGGTCCACGTGTCAACAACTTTGAGCAAACCTGGTGTATATATTTTAGTGTTATAGTAGGTACATCCAGCGAAATAATTTCCTCAACACTATAAGGGCTTGTAAAAACTTTTAGGTGAGCAGCAAATTTAAGAAAAGCATCTTTTGAAAAAAATGAAGATGAAGATACTGCTATAAACATTATAGCAAGGTTTTCTGTATAAAACAGTAGTGAGCTATGATAAGAGAAATTTTGCAATACATTCTGGTTTATCACATAGTCCATCACAAAGCGTGGTGGAGAAGAAAAATAAGTGCTTGTACATATAGCAAGCAGTGGCTGTACAAACGTTTGGGGGCCATGATACAGAGCAATAGTGGTTTTGTTTTCTTTTTTGGTATATACTGCGATTGCAGAAAATATTGAAAAATTTTTTGCATTATGAGTAGCAAGAACATTGAGGATATGATTTTCGTGCCGGGGTTGTTGTTGTGCTTGTTGCGCTTTTTCTTTAAATACAGTATATTTATGCAGCGCTTGGTTAAATGATATCTTACCTTCTGAAAAGGAAGCGATAGTTTGCTGAATTT
This genomic stretch from Spirochaetota bacterium harbors:
- a CDS encoding TIGR00725 family protein, encoding MKKTQIVIIGSADDTLHNDIAYAIGAFIAKNGWVLITGGRTGVMEAASKGAHEHGGTVVGILPFDSFHGANPYCDIVIPTGIGFARNSMNVLSADVVIAIGGKAGTLTELAYAWHYGKPIICCVFTGGWSRRIVDQPIDDRNNGCIFAAYSLDEVFEILQKLVNKV